The following proteins come from a genomic window of Natronosalvus vescus:
- the paaD gene encoding 1,2-phenylacetyl-CoA epoxidase subunit PaaD, with the protein MTDDTTPTDPSKAAVDGRHDVDVAFNPDADAGATPCAYTEYVERGDVDGLPATGEDATGLERAVWDALYAVEDPEMPVSIVDLGLIYGVELEADSSDEETAAGATAENDAHVRVIMTLTYTGCPARKMLTEEVREAAASPDGVASAELELVWSPEWSLDMVTDQGKTDLREFGLSV; encoded by the coding sequence ATGACCGACGACACAACACCCACTGACCCCTCGAAGGCCGCCGTAGACGGTCGTCACGACGTCGACGTCGCGTTCAATCCCGACGCCGACGCCGGGGCGACTCCCTGTGCGTACACCGAGTACGTCGAACGCGGCGACGTCGACGGCCTCCCGGCGACCGGAGAGGACGCCACAGGCCTCGAGCGCGCCGTCTGGGACGCCCTCTACGCGGTCGAAGACCCGGAGATGCCCGTCTCCATCGTCGACCTCGGGCTGATCTACGGCGTCGAACTCGAGGCCGACTCAAGCGACGAGGAGACGGCTGCAGGCGCTACTGCGGAGAACGACGCCCACGTTCGCGTCATCATGACGCTCACCTACACCGGCTGTCCGGCCCGAAAGATGCTCACCGAAGAAGTACGAGAAGCAGCGGCCTCGCCCGACGGCGTCGCCTCGGCCGAGCTCGAACTCGTCTGGAGCCCCGAGTGGTCGCTCGATATGGTGACCGACCAGGGGAAAACCGACCTGCGCGAATTCGGACTGAGTGTCTAA
- the paaE gene encoding 1,2-phenylacetyl-CoA epoxidase subunit PaaE yields the protein MRRTTDPSVQTTGDETGAECPYCGSTNTVREHPRGPSLCRSMHYCQGCEQPFEKFE from the coding sequence ATGCGACGAACGACCGATCCCAGCGTGCAGACGACCGGCGACGAAACCGGTGCGGAGTGTCCGTACTGTGGCTCGACGAATACCGTACGCGAACACCCGAGGGGGCCCTCGTTGTGCCGGTCGATGCACTACTGTCAGGGCTGTGAGCAGCCGTTCGAGAAGTTCGAGTAA